AACTTATGCATATAGGATAGCATGCCTCCAAGTTACAAAAGCTAGCACAAATGTTTTAAACTAGTGGACACATGCATGCAGGGCTGAAATGGGAATGGTGACTATGAATTCAGAACTGACTTTCATGACTCATAATCATGTTAAGAATGTGGAAAAGGGCGATGAAATTTGGTGCACATATCCTCAATGGTGTCAAAGATGATTGTCCAAGAAAATTGGACTTTCCTCAACCACAGAACTATGATAATTCCTTTTGTACTACAGCAAGTACACTGAAATTCGAGAAGAATTATGAGTTTCATTAAAAGAGAGTGTTAAATTTACACTCACATTGTGGTGAGATTGGTGAGTTTTCCAAAGATGTCACTCAGATTGCCCTGGAGTTGATTATGGCCAAGATTTCTACAGATATCAACAGTTCATTTAGGAAAAAGCACCATATAATTTGCAAGAGAAAATGAAATAATTATATTTGCAAGCCCACTTACAGATATTTTAGAGGAAACATTAGAGAAATTGAATAAGGTACATTTCCATTGAACTGATTTCCAGCAAGATTTCTGGAGATCAACTTTGTCATGAGACAGTGACCATGAAATCAAGCAAATAGCTGAGACAAACCAAATTAGCATAACTTACAGTCTCTCGAGGTTTGGAGGAAGATTATAAGGTATCTGTTGTCCACCTCCAAGATTATTATTGCTGATGTCACTACAACAATCTCAGGACATTAAAATCCAACATCAATTTCCATGCATATCCAAGAGTGTAAATATCATTGGAAGAACTGCAGGACTCACAGCTCTGTTAGCGAAGCCATGCTTGCCATCTGGTAACCCAAAGAACCAGAAAGCCCCAATCCAGACAGTTTGCTGGAGTTCATAATATTAAAAACATATCAGATAAAGCATCAAAGCAATGAACAGCACTAAAGGTTCAGAAAACTCATAATAATGTAACCTCACATTGTTGTAACCGCTTGACCAGAGCATGTAACACCCAACCATGACTGCCCACAGGGATCACCACCATTTGAGGTCCAACCTGTCAGCTGGCCTGGCGAATTCAGGCTGCTATACAGGACATTGAGAGCAGAAACTGCAAAGAGAACATGAGATTAGAGAAACATATCAACATAATCAAGGCTTAAATATTATACCAACGCCCCATGGATGAAGTCAGTTCAACCACATGTCAATCAGATTCATGAACCTATGCTTTGTTCTAGTAAGAGATAAGATCAGAatataaatttatcaaataatGGAAATCAAACCTAAAAAAGTACTAGAATATAAGAAACAAGCAATTAAATCTCTTTTTCCCCTTGCTTTTTAGACTGGaaaaataaatcatcaaatcatcCAACCGACTCCCCCCAGACCCAAAAGCAGAACAGGTCAGTTAAAAAGCTAAAGTATAATGACAACGGAAAGAAACCTTTCCTTATATTGAGTCACTGGCTTGTTTGCCACGACGAGATGGTAGGATTGAAAGAGATCTATTTTCGTTAAGAAACCAACTCATCCTTTGGAAAAACAATTTTTTCCTTCGAATCCAACAAAAACCCAAATGCCAAAACCTCCggcgaaagaaaaaaaaaaaaatcagatttttctccGAATCCAACCAAAATGCCCACTGCAAGCTCAAAAGACACCCAAAAGAAGTTACAAAAACACATCAAAACCCCAGCTTTTCGACCCTCTAAAGCAAAAATAAACAACACCCATTCAAAAAGAGAACAGATTCAACACGAGAACAGCACAATTCGACGCCCTCCCTCGTGTTCCCACCCATTGCAGAACCCCTCCTTTCCATTCCGATCTAATAAAGAAACTCACCAAAAAGAGAGCAAAAAAGCTGCTAAGAATCCAAAGCGAAGCTTACCATCAGCTGAGTTCGTGGCACCATGGACAAAGCTCGGGTTCCAGATCCAAATGCAGACCAAAAGAAGCCGAATCCCCAACATCCccttctctctatctctctcctcCGACATTccctcctccctcctccctcctcGTAGCCAGAATCAAAGCTCTcgcctttccttcctttcttcctctttttagtCTCAGATGATGGGTTCTCCCTGGATCGTTATTATTTCACCGAGGGACGAATGGAAGCTAGCTGGCATTAAaaggggcgagagagagagagaatccaaCCAGAACGCAAGCTTATACTGTTGTTATATTTTAGacgattttttcaaaaaaaaaaaatgcttgggATTTTCTTCCTAAAAAAGTCCTTTTTTTGACTGAATCTTAAAAAAAAGTTTCACTGAGAGCTTagtgtggagagagagagagagagagagagagagaggaggaggaggggaatgGAATGCGCTGAGAAAAGGATGGATTAGAGGAAGCGACGATAACACTCACGGGGTGTCATGGGATTTATgggaaaaaaaaggggaaaaaaaaaaagatccgtTGCGTAGGTGGAGAGAATCAAGACTGTTGGGTTGTGTGCAGATCGGTGATGCTGGGTAGAGATACTCGGGGCCGTTGGATGGTGTGGATACATGGATAGAGACCGGATATGAGATACAGAGACTTTGTTCCGCGGAGCGGTTGGCATGGACTCCCAACTTATTAGTCGGTGATTACCGGAAGCCGGAACCAGATTTAGAAGCGTCGGTACGCAGTCCGTttcaattttttccttttttacaaCCGGGCGTGTGACTTTAGCTTGGTCCAATTTTGAGCCTGTAATGGAAATCAGTGGAAAGGGAGAAGTTATTCCTCCACTTTCTGCACCGTATAACTGTGCACACCAATCACAACCGCTCTTCTTATGGACTTCATTTATGAAGCGTACATCTCGATGCATTCTATATAAATGAACGGTTGTTGATATGCACAACCACTTGGTGTACATAACACGGAATAAATTATTATGGAATGATAATTGAGATTTAGGCATAATATGGTCGCGATCTTATAAAAAGATAATTGAGATGTGCGCATAATCCCGTGATTAACTGACCTCTTGGAATGCATtagaattattttataattttattgaaatgTATTCATATGATGTTGACGTATATTTCAACAAACATACCTTTCAAGCCATATCAAACAAATGGGACCACCATACTTCATATGCTACTTTTTCTTTAATGAAGAATCCGAAGTTCTTGTGTTTGCTGTCATGGAGCACAATTAATTGAGGATTTGTATTATTTTACAAGTAAGCTAAAATTGTCGTTTTTCGTTGTTGACATTGCTGAGCTACGACGGCAACGGATAGGGATGTTTGCTTAAATGAAACTTGAAGGCTAATATTTCAAAAATGATTTTTTAAGTATGGACGATTTACTATTTGAACCCATTGGTACGTTAGAAGGAAAAAGTATGCAGAATATAAAGCATTACTTGTGCATGAAAAAGGTGGTGGTCCTCCTACCTAATTGAGAGATAAAAGAATCATAtattattgaataaaatttttttttttcattatctaATAGCAGATATGCAGCATGTCCATTGCACgtatcatagtataatttatctactttttattaaaaataaaatataattaatacgTACATTAATCGGCCTTTTATTAAATTTTCTATTATGATGGGGGAAAGCGAGGGTCGTTTTTTAATTTGTTAAGAGAGTTAGTTACCATATCTCTTTCAATTCAACAATTCCCCTGCTCTCTGCCCACTGCGACGTGACAAATGTCATCCATTACGTGGGGCCCACATTGCCGCGTGCCACGTAACCGTACAGCTGGGGGCACCGGGCTACGTGCGACGCTCTCCGCAGCTTTTGTCCCCCGTTTCGTTCCCATCTACGGCCCAGAATCCTCTCAACCAAAGGGAAATTCTTTGCACACCGCCTGCGGTGTAGAAAAGAACGTACGGCTTTGATCTATTGGGTTGcatagttattattttttaatatttatttaatatttataattttattttttatttaatattttaaataataaaaaaaattaaaaatattattatattctatGCAGGCATAATTTAcgttgaaattataatattttatacagAATAtcgtaattttttcataaaaaaataatattaaaaaaaattataatattttatataaaaaattttaattccaaaatgttataatatttatacagaatgttataattttaatattttttatttaaatttttaaataaaaaataaaattataaaaaataaatatatattaaaaaataatttgataggATGAGGCTGTGCTTGGCGTCGGATTTTCTATATCTGGTGCGCAAAAAATTTCTCCTCAACCAAATAAAGAGCTTGAGGTCCCACCGCCGCTCGGTGAGGTTACCACCCCACACTCATCATGCCTGTCGTCCAATGCATCATGATCTTGGGCCCCTCGCTTTGTGCATGATATTGTCGGCTATATTATACTTGTTAGATTAGACTAAATGAAGGGAATTTTTAGGGCACGTCCTAGAGGAATCTAGTTGTATTTAATAGATAATGACCCTCTAAATTTGGCTTTTCCCTTTTGGAATGAAAGGCCACCTATTAGGAGGTTTGCATGTATCAATTGACACTTATTTGATAGTCTCGCTAACAAGAGAGGTACGAATGTTTGATGCATGGTGCAATTGTCTGTAAAACAGATATAACATTACTTCCAAATTGCAGTTCAAGTAAGTTGAGATGTCACAATTTCCATGGACCATTAGATCAGTTTGATGGCTCTTATAATTGTGTGTGTGTTGTAAGAGATTATCTTGTAAGTGATTACATCATGTGCATGTGTTGCTATACAAATGGCGCATAAGAATGAGGTGAAGGATGAGGTACAATTAAAGGGTGTTTGGTTAGAGGAAGTAGGAGTttggaatcagaattgaaatagatgacttccattccaaccatttgattgagaagagtcccattccgattacGATTTCAGGGTAAAATGAGAATGGTTTAATCTATATAGAATTCAATCCCTATTCTCCTCTATAAATgcaaatttttattccaatttcgattctgaATCCGATCATTAATCAAATACTTCGGAggatttgaccattccgatttcgattccaagccattctgaTTCCGGTTGCGAACCAAACATCCCCTTAATATCTTTCAGTCTGCCGTCTTTGGAGTAATGATCCTCTATAATGGCATCGCAGGATACAGTGCATCTATGAATGACATCCATCCTATGATGGATGGCAATCAAATAACTCATGCAGCATGAATTGCATGACTCATGATCATTTATGGCTGTGTATTCTGTGATGAATGCATCTAAGGATGGACCGCATCCTATGATGCTGTACGTGCACTACAAAGGATCTGTGCTCATTGCTTTTTGCTGGGTGGCAATGTCTATAATGTAGAACCCAACTTTAGCCTTTACCATTCTACAATGAAAGACCATTCGGGATACCATTCTACATGGTTTttccttctccctttttttttccttttcaggtGGAATAGAGCTATGcaccaaaattttattgaaaatccTGTAAAGAGtacaaaacaaaaaaagaagtTTAAGTAAATGAGGGAGCTGGGTTGATAATATTTCATTACATGCTTCTTTTAAGTTTTATCTGTTGATGTGCAAGATTATTATTTTCTTTGGGCTTCTAAGTTATGGGGAATTACTTAATAGAGAGGTTGCTTGCACATTAGTCCCAATATGTTGAATTCTTTCAGGAGCGTGGCAACCTTACATGTTCCCAAGTGGGACATATTAAGCTCGTGCTGCAAGGTGGCAAGTCAAGATTAAAACCTTCACAATATAATCATTGCTTTCAAATGAAGATAGTTATTATGTAAAGCAACAGGAATCATCCAAGTCCAACCAAGAAAACAAGCctcatcataatttatttttattttttattttggataaaGATCATAATTTATTTAATACGAGAACCCCACCCTAATGTTTGCTCCAATCAAATGTTTAGACAGAACTGAGTGTATATTAAGTCCAGGACTTCCATTGTCCCACTGTTCTTGTCCACAGTCACGAAGCTGAGTTACATATCAAAAACTGTAATTATAATTTATAACTCTTCTTCTGGTCGTTTTGAATCATACCAGCAGGGTTCACCTAATGGAAAATTCATCAATAAATAtggtttttataaattattacattttaacatgcatacatatttttaattgtacaaagattttaaatcttagACAACAGGTATATAATTCGATGAACAGTGTAAAGTTCAGATAAATGCTGTTTCTTATTATAGTTATCATTATAATGAAATGGCAATAAAAATATGAGCGCTGCTTAAATCTCTAATATTAGTATATGTTAATGCAGCAGGTATCCAAATTCCAAGATGTAAGAATAATGGCGACATCTCACCATATCTTGAAGCCCTGAATTTAAGAAAAATTTCGGCACAATGAGGGAGACTTGAGGGGAAAAATAAACTTTTCCATCCTGGCCAAACTAATTACGAAAATGGAGATATCATGTTTAGGCAGCTGACAACTAACGCTAGTGCGTCCAAATGTTCCACCAACTACAAAAAAAACTGGAGGTTTGGCATGAATCAAATATAGCCTTGACCTATCAATTGAAGGTTCTGTTGATTGAACAGTCCAGAGAAGAAATTAGCAGGTTATGTGTCGTATCAAGCCAACAAACCAAACTTTTTTGATCTTTGCTTAGGGAGGGTCTAGATTCTAGGTTAGGATTGTATCCTTCACACgaaaaaatgattgatcttctttgagAACCTCAATTATTGGATCGTGCTTTGCATAGCTTTCAAAGCAAAGTGTTAGCTTCATGATCGGTGCTATGGATGGAAATGCTTCATCGCGCTTTAAAAACTATACAAAATACAAAACAATGATTAAGATCGcataagaagatcaatcattctttcttgCAAATGATACAAACCTAAACCCCTAGATTCTAAACACAAGAAAAGCAGTAATggcatctaaaaaaaatttttaacttttgtttTTTGATTACACATTAAGCATCATTTGTTAAAACATAAACGAGAGTAGGTAAATAAGAGTTGGTGGAGCATTCCATCTTATTTTTGCTTTCATATGTAAGAAACCTAATAAATTGAACACAGTATATGTCTTCTTCTATGGGACATGCACCTGCTGGagtactataaaaaaaattaaaaagaagtaGCATGATCAAGTACCGGTCTAGATTTGAAAAGATCAAAATATGCTATCCTAATCATAAGGCTGCAACTCTTCACATATAATCAACCCCAAATCTCTCTTATTTTCGAGATATTATATCCTATCCAGCATGTACTATGTAGCTATACAGGTCACCGATCACAATCACTTATTTATGGAGTGGTGCATTGAGATGAATACTTGATTATCAGTGGTTGTGACTGGCGGCATGCATGGCCACGTGGTGCATGGCATGTAAGATataatttctctttatttttctattaTAATGGAAAATGTTGAATGTGTCATGGATGGAAGGGTTCACAGCAGTTTCGGCCGATGGACCATGGCTCCTAAATTATGATGGGAATTGATCAAGTCAATATTGGCTTATTCCCATTACCTGACCTCTTTCATTTTATATTAGACCAATGGGATCAACAGAAGTATTATTAGGTTGGGTAAACGTGAGAGAGATTACTAAGCAAAGCTAGCACTGCTTTCGTACAAAACCTCCTCCCTGGGGCCTGTTCACCCTCATCTCCCATTTCCAATCTCATGTCTCTAATACAAGCCCTTTGAATCGGAAATTTCTGTCTGCACATAAGCACTCTTTGGGCTACAGCAAATAAAATTACAGACTCCAATAAAGATCACCGTAGCTTTGGAAAATTTTTTATTGGTCTGTTAAAAAGTTTGGTGGCACCCCatttggatgattttttttttttttttgttaaaaagttTGGTGGCACTACAAAACAAGGAACCAAAGCCCGAATGTGACACCTCACAACATGGGCACCCTCCATCAATGTATACTTTGGACAACCACATTAGGAATTCCCATGATAGACTCCCAAAAAAGAAACTTTATCCTCAGCAAAGCTACAAGAGGATCTCAACCCTTTAGTTTTTGATTCCATTACATTGAAATTGATCAAAACTCCAACTAGAGTACACAAAGGATGATAACCTTAACTCACAGGTCACAAGTGCACCCCACTTCTGCAACACAGTGCCACCAGACCATATACCACACCAAGTCTTTCCACGTTTCTACATCTTCGTTAATTAGGCATTCACAGCTATCACCGATGGTAACTTCATCTTTAAAGTTTTACCCCCAACATCCAACAGATTACCATAAGATCCACTCGCTTATATTTTACCTGGAAACTTAAGTCACAGAAGAGCTTATCAGCAGCATGCATCCAAGATCAGAATCACTAGATAATGCCTACCCAACTTAACCTAGCAATCTGAACGTTCAACTACAATAGTCAGCAGGTGGACCTCTGCCATAGACTACTTTGCTCACCTGTATCCCCACAAGAAATAAAAGATGTAAACCTCTGGAAAAACAACTTCAATACCTGTTACTTCGGTAGCAATAAGCAATTCGCAGACAAAAGTATAGACGCATAAAATCACATAGATCCATCATGATAACATTCAAGTACATATGAAAAAAAGTCAAAGGATCATGGACCACTGAAGGTTCAAAACCAAAAACATTAGTCATGCATGGAGGTACGACCATTTATCAGAAGAGGCAGAAAAGATTGCCATTACATTGGTCATTTAGCTACATATATGGTGTTTGTCAAAGTTATCTTTCCAGAGCTCAAAGCCCGTCGTGTGTTTAGCATCTTCAGGCCTTCCCAGATATGTTGGGTTCACCATCCCCGCTTCTCTCTGTCCCTGAGTTCCTATGGTCATCAGCAGCTGCGGCAGGTTCCGCCGCTGCTGCACCTGCATCGTGCTTGCTTCCTCGCCCATCCACTAAGCCGCTAGGAGTGCTGCTGCCCTGTGGGAACTCGGTTAAGTTTGGAGCTGCCCGGAGGTCAGCACTGCCTCCATGAGATGGCTCAGCATGCATGGCATGCATGCCATTGACGGCCCCGGGTCTCATGCCCATATGGCCTGGAAAAGGCAGCACTTGTGGCTGGTGATGAAGCTGCTGTTGTTGCTGCTGTTCCTGCATTTGCTGTGGATTGAATTGCAAAGGAGCCCTGGGAGGAAACATGGGTCCCTGTTGCATGTAATGGCTCCCCTGCGGCATTGCACCATGTGGCATCATCTACAGGCAGAAAAATATGTGAGTGGATAAATGTCAACCAGCAAATAATATTATACTTGTACAACATGCTTTGTAACTAACCTGAGGACGAGCTGCAGGTGCCTGTGGTTGGGCATCTGCAATTGCAGCCAGATACAGCAGATTCTTTTGAAGCTGAGCTTGGTACCTGACCCATGACACAGACCATCATAACCACAATTACCTTAAGAgattgaaggaaaagaaaaaacaaacttGCAACAGCTTCTTGGAGAACATTTTCTACAAATAAGTTGAATTCATGGTATCTATATTGACCAAAAACAATACTCCTGGTTGATTCAGATGCTTGGATTAGAAGACAGGTGCACGTGATATATTGTGTGAATCACCATAAGAGTGAAGCAGAGACATGTCAAATTGTGAATTTTCCCAGTCTTCTTAGGCACACTATGTAATCAAAATTTAGCAGTAGCCTAACCATAGTAAAGTAGTAGTTTAGAGATACTATATGCATAAACAAATACAAGGCTAAAATACATGGAAAGTATAAAGTATATGCCCTTTCAAAAAGAAGGGTGCTCAAGACATAGAAGAACCACACAGGGACTCCTAGACAACTAGATGCAACATGGTGGTAAACTTTTGCAGTGAAATGAAGTATGCCATGCTGGTGCTGGGATTGATTTAGTGAGGAAAAATTAGGGCAGACCAATATGGACCTTCTCCAAGTGTTGTCATACGCAACATGTTTAGATGGTGAAGCTTCTTGCTGTCCAAGAAGGGCTTGAGCTGGCTCTAAACGACAGAATTTCCGATGTCTGGATTGAATTTGACTGGATGGTGTTGGTATATATTACTTAACGTTGTTAGGCCAGTCAAAGCAGAATCAATACCTATGGCAGTCAGATGGTTGCTTACAAGACTAACACAGGTCTCATTTAATTCAAAGAAAAATGAAGTTGCCATAGTGCAAATAAAATGTTTTGCACCACCATTGGAGGTACGCCTGCAACCAGATCGGATGGGTCTGGGGCAAGCATGACCAGGACTCGAACAACCCCAGCCCCTTCCATGGTTTTCCGGGTGATGATTTTAGACCCATACTCAACACACTAACTAACAAGGCTGGGTTGAGTTGGGTCAATGAACAAGCTTCTAGACCCACTGGGTCATTCAGGCCAGGTCACGTGCAATCTAGTTCAGGTCTAAtgcaagataaagaaaaaaaaatgcaagcTATTTGTACATATTTAAAAGGAAAATTAATAATGACATGGACAACAAGTGGAAAGAAACAGAAGTATTAATACAAATGCCTCATACTAATATTGTCAACTAGAACGTTATTTAACTTCAATTGAACCTTCAACTTACAAATAAACAGCCTTCACATCCAACCAACAAACCTAAATATGAGCAATAGGATGATCGGTAGAGGGTTTAGGGATTTGAAAGTGATGAATTTTGGGGTTTAGTTGGATCTGGCCAGGCAGGGCCCGTTCAGGTCATCCAATATTTGACCCATTTTAGACCTCATTAGCACACAGGTACAGTCTGATACGAAAAATGTATGACCCAATACAGCCTGATTTTTCAAATAGGCCATTTTACAGACTCAAACCTAATTGGCTTGGCACCAGATCAAGTCATGGGTTGATCCAATTAATTTGCAGAACTAATTGGAGGTTTCCTATCAAGATATCCTAGTTAGGGCTTTGGCACCTTCAAGAAGTCCATATCTAAAGAGCCTAATACTTGATGCTATGCAAATTAGGAACTTATAAGGATCAGACAAGTATTTTAACAGAATTCCTAA
This genomic window from Elaeis guineensis isolate ETL-2024a chromosome 13, EG11, whole genome shotgun sequence contains:
- the LOC105056656 gene encoding GRF1-interacting factor 2, coding for MQQPTHPMASMPPMATQNITTEQIQKYLDENKQLILAILDNQNLGKLTECAQYQAQLQKNLLYLAAIADAQPQAPAARPQMMPHGAMPQGSHYMQQGPMFPPRAPLQFNPQQMQEQQQQQQLHHQPQVLPFPGHMGMRPGAVNGMHAMHAEPSHGGSADLRAAPNLTEFPQGSSTPSGLVDGRGSKHDAGAAAAEPAAAADDHRNSGTERSGDGEPNISGKA